The following are from one region of the Scyliorhinus canicula chromosome 26, sScyCan1.1, whole genome shotgun sequence genome:
- the LOC119957443 gene encoding prolactin-releasing peptide receptor-like codes for MLSISTESWSLYPTNATTYQVALVDSANSSSQFTGVTLIQSFKPLIIPCYVLLVFVGIVGNYLLLYVICKTKKMHNVTNFFIGNLAFSDMLMCATCVPFTLAYAFHPGGWIFGTFMCYFVFLMQPVTVYVSVFTLTAIAVDRYYATVHPLKKRISIGTCMYILAGVWLMSCAVAAPALAHTYHVEFKDQGQIICEEFWIEKAKEHLAYAYTTLIVTYILPLSAVSLSYLRITLKLKNRVVPGNVTHSQERWEKVKRKKIFRLLVLVVAAFGACWMPLHVFNILRDIDINLINKDYFNLIQLLCHFLAMTSACCNPFLYAWLHDRFRAELKKMFACKKKVVPSNNCVAVSIVL; via the exons ATGTTGTCCATTTCAACGGAGAGCTGGAGCTTGTATCCAACAAACGCCACCACCTACCAGGTCGCGCTGGTGGACAGTGCCAACAGCTCCTCGCAGTTCACCGGCGTCACCCTCATCCAGTCGTTCAAGCCCCTCATCATCCCCTGCTACGTGCTGCTGGTGTTCGTGGGCATCGTCGGCAActacctgctcctctacgtcaTCTGCAAGACCAAGAAGATGCACAACGTCACCAACTTCTTCATCGGCAACCTGGCCTTCTCCGACATGCTGATGTGTGCCACCTGTGTGCCCTTCACCCTGGCGTACGCCTTCCACCCGGGCGGCTGGATCTTCGGCACCTTCATGTGCTACTTTGTCTTCCTGATGCAGCCGGTGACGGTTTACGTGTCCGTCTTCACCCTCACCGCCATCGCCGTCGACAG GTATTATGCGACAGTTCACCCCCTGAAGAAACGGATCTCCATCGGGACCTGCATGTACATCTTGGCCGGGGTCTGGCTCATGTCCTGCGCTGTGGCAGCTCCTGCCCTCGCTCACACCTACCACGTCGAGTTCAAGGACCAAGGCCAGATCATCTGCGAGGAGTTCTGGATAGAGAAAGCCAAGGAGCACCTGGCCTACGCTTACACCACCCTCATCGTGACCTACATCCTGCCCCTGTCGGCCGTCTCCTTGTCCTACCTCCGTATCACCCTCAAGCTGAAGAACCGGGTGGTCCCCGGCAACGTCACCCACAGCCAGGAGAGGTGGGAGAAGGTGAAACGCAAGAAGATCTTCCGGCTCCTGGTGCTGGTGGTGGCCGCCTTCGGGGCCTGCTGGATGCCGCTGCACGTCTTCAACATCCTCCGGGACATCGACATCAACCTGATCAACAAGGACTACTTCAATCTCATCCAGCTGCTCTGCCACTTCCTGGCCATGACCTCGGCCTGCTGCAACCCGTTCCTCTACGCCTGGCTGCACGATCGCTTCAGGGCCGAGCTGAAGAAGATGTTCGCCTGCAAGAAGAAGGTCGTCCCCAGCAACAACTGCGTCGCCGTGAGCATCGTGCTGTGA